A part of Carettochelys insculpta isolate YL-2023 chromosome 1, ASM3395843v1, whole genome shotgun sequence genomic DNA contains:
- the LOC142007599 gene encoding olfactory receptor 52B2-like → MIPANNHTGFLPITFVLTGIPGTEESQVWISIPFCLMYIVGLFGNSLLLLIIITERSLHEPMYLFLSMLATADLLLSTTAVPKMLDLFWFKAGEISFSACLTQMLFIHVSLTSESAILLAMAFDRYMAICDPLRYSTVLTNPVIKKIGLAVVTRSFSVFFPYIVLLKRLKFCRTNLLPHTYCQEWAITQLACGNITINFWYGVAVSILASGLDAVLIVVSYVLILRAVFRLPIKDARFKALRTCGSHICVILIFYTSFFFSYFAQQYGHIIPSYILNLLANNHVLIPPTLNAIIYGVTTKEILKWVMKLFYQCCSRSFLQNSWCSQKCL, encoded by the coding sequence ATGATTCCAGCCAACAATCATACGGGTTTTCTTCCTATAACCTTCGTCCTGACTGGCATTCCTGGCACGGAGGAGTCTCaagtctggatctccatccccttctgtctgATGTACATTGTGGGTCTTTTTGGGAACTCTCTCCTCCTGCTCATCATAATAACAGAacgaagcctccatgagcccatgtacctttTCCTCTCCATGCTGGCCACAGCTGATCTACTGTTATCGACCACAGCCGTGCCCAAGATGCTGGATCTATTCTGGTTCAAAGCAGGGgaaatttctttttctgcttgCCTCACCCAGATGCTCTTCATCCATGTCAGTCTTACCTCTGAGTCAGCCATCCTGCTGGCCATGGCGTTTGATCGCTACATGGCCATCTGTGACCCTCTGAGATACAGCACAGTGCTAACCAACCCTGTGATCAAGAAAATAGGGCTGGCAGTTGTCACAAGAAGTTTCAGTGTCTTTTTTCCTTATATTGTTCTCCTGAAACGGCTGAAGTTCTGCAGAACCAACCTCCTGCCTCACACTTATTGTCAGGAATGGGCCATCACCCAGCTGGCCTGTGGCAACATCACCATCAATTTCTGGTACGGTGTTGCTGTGTCTATTTTAGCAAGTGGTTTGGATGCTGTGCTCATTGTTGTGTCTTACGTACTGATCCTGAGGGCTGTCTTTCGTCTCCCCATCAAGGACGCTCGGTTCAAGGCTCTGCGCACCTGTGGGTCACACATTTGTGTCATACTAATATTCtacacttcattttttttctcctattttgCACAACAATATGGGCACATCATCCCCAGTTATATTCTCAACCTACTGGCGAACAACCACGTGCTCATTCCCCCTACATTAAATGCCATCATTTATGGGGTGACAACAAAAGAGATCCTGAAGTGGGTGATGAAATTGTTTTATCAATGCTGCAGCAGAAGCTTCCTCCAGAACTCATGGTGCAGCCAAAAGTGTCTTTGA